In a single window of the Nitrospira sp. genome:
- a CDS encoding bifunctional (p)ppGpp synthetase/guanosine-3',5'-bis(diphosphate) 3'-pyrophosphohydrolase has translation MKYETVTNIDQLLERVQSYQPDADLEMVRKAYEFSAKAHEGQVRRSGEPYVKHPIAVAGVLTSLKTDVTAIVAGLLHDTLEDTVATAGELEREFGKDVVHLVDGVTKIGKITFKSSEEKQAENFRKMVLSMADDIRVVIIKLADRLHNMRTLEHLSEKKRLEIAQETLEIYAPLANRIGVGWVKNELEDLCLKHLKPDVYEMLRVRVAKRDEDRQQYIQEVRELVENALAEHGLSGAVYGRPKHLYGVYQKMNKQSISFEEVYDLTALRIITDTKMNCYAMLGVIHSLWRPLPGRFKDYIAIPKSNLYQSLHTTVVGPKGEHVEFQIRTEEMHRVAEYGIAAHWKYKEQGRVQDKDSKAFGWLRQFIEWQSDLPDNRQFMDSVKLELFHDVVYVFTPKGTVKELPKDSTPIDFAYAIHTEVGDHCVGAKVNGKIVPLKYELESGDTIEILTSPNQTPHKDWLKFVRTSRAKTKIKHWIKAEEQKRSLEIGRRLLETELRRHGLAPAQVLKSSELAEVAKQEGYETTDELTIAVGFGHIATAQIVNRLVAPASETTPVSHEPATPQRVSSGRGEEPGVQVKGGRDLLMQLSRCCNPVPGDRILGYITRGRGLTIHSVDCPNLEALDYDRARLVEVEWDTAAPSLHAVKVAVIAEDKTGVLANVSSAIAECKANISRAEIITREDRKAELDFIVEIADTAHLNRVLKTIERIDGVITARRVRSWQH, from the coding sequence ATGAAGTACGAAACGGTGACGAACATCGATCAACTGCTGGAGCGAGTGCAATCCTATCAGCCTGATGCTGATCTCGAGATGGTGCGCAAAGCCTACGAATTTTCTGCGAAGGCGCATGAAGGACAAGTTCGTCGTTCCGGAGAGCCCTATGTCAAACATCCCATCGCCGTGGCCGGTGTGCTGACCTCACTGAAAACCGATGTGACGGCGATTGTCGCCGGGTTGCTGCACGATACCCTGGAGGATACGGTTGCGACGGCCGGCGAGTTGGAACGAGAGTTCGGCAAGGATGTCGTACATCTTGTCGATGGGGTCACAAAGATCGGGAAGATTACGTTCAAGAGTTCCGAGGAGAAGCAGGCCGAGAACTTTCGGAAAATGGTGCTGTCGATGGCGGACGATATCCGCGTGGTGATCATTAAGCTCGCCGATCGACTGCACAATATGCGCACCCTCGAGCATCTCAGCGAGAAGAAGCGACTTGAGATCGCGCAGGAGACCCTGGAGATCTATGCTCCCTTGGCCAATCGGATCGGGGTCGGATGGGTGAAGAACGAATTGGAAGATCTCTGCCTCAAACATCTGAAGCCAGATGTATATGAGATGTTACGGGTGCGGGTCGCGAAGCGTGATGAAGATCGCCAACAGTACATTCAAGAGGTGCGGGAGCTGGTGGAGAACGCCTTGGCAGAACACGGCCTCTCTGGCGCGGTCTATGGTCGACCGAAGCATCTCTACGGCGTCTATCAAAAGATGAACAAACAGTCGATCTCCTTTGAAGAGGTCTACGATCTCACCGCCTTGCGGATCATTACTGACACGAAGATGAACTGCTACGCCATGCTCGGGGTGATCCACTCGCTGTGGCGCCCGCTTCCCGGTCGTTTCAAGGACTACATCGCCATTCCAAAGTCGAATCTGTATCAGTCGCTCCACACCACTGTGGTGGGACCCAAAGGCGAGCATGTCGAGTTCCAGATTCGAACGGAAGAAATGCATCGAGTGGCGGAATACGGGATTGCGGCGCATTGGAAGTATAAGGAGCAGGGGCGTGTTCAGGATAAGGACAGTAAGGCCTTTGGATGGCTGAGGCAGTTTATCGAATGGCAAAGCGATCTGCCGGACAATCGTCAGTTCATGGATTCGGTCAAACTCGAACTATTCCATGACGTCGTGTATGTCTTCACCCCCAAAGGGACGGTTAAAGAGTTACCGAAAGACTCGACACCGATTGATTTTGCCTATGCGATCCATACTGAGGTCGGTGATCATTGCGTGGGAGCGAAGGTGAACGGCAAGATCGTGCCGCTCAAATACGAGCTGGAGAGCGGCGATACGATCGAAATCCTGACCTCGCCGAATCAGACGCCGCATAAGGATTGGCTCAAGTTTGTCCGCACATCACGAGCCAAGACAAAAATCAAACATTGGATTAAGGCCGAGGAGCAGAAGCGAAGTTTGGAGATCGGGCGGCGATTGCTGGAGACAGAGTTGCGGCGGCATGGATTGGCTCCTGCTCAAGTGTTGAAATCGAGCGAGTTGGCGGAGGTCGCCAAACAGGAGGGGTACGAAACGACCGACGAACTGACGATCGCCGTTGGATTTGGGCATATTGCGACCGCGCAAATTGTCAATCGGCTGGTTGCCCCGGCATCCGAGACAACGCCGGTTTCGCACGAACCGGCAACACCCCAGAGGGTATCGAGTGGTCGAGGGGAGGAACCGGGGGTTCAGGTCAAAGGTGGGCGTGATTTGCTGATGCAGTTGTCCCGCTGTTGTAATCCCGTTCCCGGCGATCGAATCTTAGGCTACATCACGCGAGGAAGAGGACTGACGATCCACTCCGTTGATTGTCCGAATCTGGAGGCATTGGATTACGACCGCGCTCGGTTGGTGGAAGTGGAATGGGATACGGCTGCTCCCAGTCTCCATGCCGTCAAAGTTGCCGTCATTGCCGAAGATAAGACCGGTGTGCTGGCGAATGTCTCTTCGGCGATCGCCGAATGCAAGGCGAATATCAGCCGTGCCGAAATCATCACGCGAGAAGACCGTAAGGCTGAGTTGGATTTTATTGTGGAGATCGCTGACACGGCTCATCTGAATCGCGTGCTGAAAACTATTGAGCGGATCGATGGTGTCATTACGGCACGACGGGTTCGATCCTGGCAGCACTGA